The following are from one region of the Advenella mimigardefordensis DPN7 genome:
- a CDS encoding carbohydrate kinase family protein produces the protein MNNAVLICGSVAFDTITTFEGHFKDHILPENIKSLSVSFFVPTMRKEFGGCAGNIAYNLMLLGGNPVPVATVGPDAGDYLAHMRSLGIDTRLVRVLDDMFTPQCHITTDLSGNQIAAFHPGAMTRSTENDIGEEAAAWGIVAPDAKDGMFKHARAMHASKVPFIFDLGQAMPLFERQDLEDMHALADVWTFNDYEASVVEQRMGKSIDELAAGLKAVIVTRGAEGATLYENGSQRAIAPCKAVAVTDPTGCGDAHRGGLLYGLTLGWSFEDACKLGNIMGAIKIASQGPQNHSPSRDEISALLDTAYGLQLPESTS, from the coding sequence TTTGACACCATCACGACCTTTGAGGGTCATTTCAAGGATCACATCCTCCCGGAAAATATCAAGTCATTGAGTGTGTCCTTCTTTGTGCCCACCATGCGCAAGGAATTTGGTGGTTGTGCAGGCAATATCGCCTACAACCTCATGCTGCTTGGTGGCAATCCAGTGCCTGTCGCCACTGTCGGGCCCGATGCGGGTGATTATCTGGCGCATATGCGCAGCCTGGGTATCGATACTCGTCTGGTACGTGTGCTGGACGACATGTTCACACCGCAGTGCCATATCACTACCGATCTGTCGGGCAATCAGATCGCGGCATTCCACCCGGGCGCCATGACACGTTCTACGGAAAATGATATTGGCGAAGAGGCGGCCGCCTGGGGTATTGTTGCGCCAGACGCCAAGGACGGGATGTTCAAGCATGCCCGCGCCATGCATGCCAGCAAGGTGCCGTTTATTTTCGACCTGGGACAGGCGATGCCCCTGTTTGAACGTCAGGACCTGGAAGACATGCACGCACTGGCCGACGTCTGGACCTTTAACGACTACGAAGCCTCGGTGGTTGAGCAGCGGATGGGAAAATCCATCGACGAGCTGGCTGCAGGATTGAAGGCAGTCATCGTAACCCGCGGTGCCGAAGGCGCGACGCTGTACGAAAACGGCAGCCAGCGCGCAATCGCACCATGCAAGGCCGTCGCCGTCACCGACCCGACCGGATGTGGCGATGCCCATCGGGGCGGGCTGTTGTATGGACTGACGCTGGGCTGGTCATTTGAAGACGCCTGCAAGCTGGGCAATATCATGGGCGCCATTAAAATTGCCTCGCAGGGACCACAGAATCACAGTCCATCACGGGATGAGATTTCAGCCCTGCTGGATACGGCTTATGGTCTGCAGCTTCCTGAAAGCACGAGCTGA